The following are encoded together in the Zingiber officinale cultivar Zhangliang chromosome 8A, Zo_v1.1, whole genome shotgun sequence genome:
- the LOC122010417 gene encoding protein tesmin/TSO1-like CXC 2 — MDTPERSKVAGTPISKFEDSPVFNFINNLSPIQPVKPQDSLHIAQTYQSLNFASLSSIFSSPHINPSREARFLGRVPSTNSLKEENSSDNVSESNLSSEVSDVVRPSRFTTSVQENYVITCSLNEATVDPPDQCPSLAGTFPQSNQYHSCSPDHNTTPCYGIQMDDKLFIDNTSIDLHFIQTGVERRKILFATEIGVQETHPLELTKNEALGCDWESLISDDGEGLFIFDSSTELEAQIVEGEKAMDNDGSIFVPLMTNCTENVDCLQKTQPDSSHGSCVHNVNNDPSPSCTEGCNIDHEADGPKNVTSGICQDQVGIHQQRGMLRRCLVFDVACVSKRNLTPSTSSSKGKSICGANNLKPKTSPSLCALPGIGLHLNALATTSKDKVVKKDTSACGKQIISVPIDPFTSTISEKDNTTNSLSVGKDSVPEDNEGHLQIVPYDDSKDVTINNCEELAQGSPKKKRRKSQNGGDSEGCKRCNCKKSKCLKLYCECFAAGVYCSEPCSCQGCFNKPIHEETVLATRKQIESRNPLAFAPKVIRTSESCLEVVDDDNRTPASARHKRGCNCKKSNCLKKYCECYQGGVGCSIGCRCEGCKNLFGRKDGTLPSVEGIDQADKESDACEKEDDKAEEGQQNTSIQIEHQAPGKILPATPLQSSRLSVEMPFYSSSKPPQPIRLSIGRTPALYGTHIIRKSEFVILQSKLDNVTTILEDDDTPAILRSTATTSAGLKLSPNGKRVSPPHNVAGLTPPNRKGCRKLILKSIPSFPSLSNDAEQ; from the exons ATGGATACGCCCGAGCGGAGCAAGGTCGCCGGGACGCCGATCTCCAAGTTCGAG GATTCACCGGtttttaacttcatcaataatttGTCTCCAATACAACCTGTGAAACCACAAGATTCGCTACACATTGCACAAACTTATCAATCGCTAAACTTTGCTTCTCTATCCTCAATATTTAGTTCACCACATATCAATCCTTCAAGGGAAGCTAGGTTCCTTGGAAG GGTTCCTTCCACAAACTCtttgaaagaagaaaattcatcaGATAATGTCAGTGAGAGTAACTTATCCTCAGAGGTTTCTGATGTTGTTAGGCCATCCAGATTCACTACAAGTGTACAGGAAAATTATGTAATAACATGTTCACTCAATGAAGCTACTGTTGATCCTCCTGATCAGTGCCCAAGTCTTGCTGGTACATTTCCTCAGTCAAACCAATATCACTCTTGTAGTCCTGATCATAACACGACACCTTGCTATGGTATTCAAATGGATGATAAGCTCTTCATTGATAATACTTCAATAGATCTTCATTTTATTCAAACTGGTGTAGAGCGGCGCAAAATTTTGTTTGCTACAGAAATTGGGGTTCAGGAAACTCATCCACTTGAGCTGACTAAAAATGAAGCATTAGGTTGCGACTGGGAAAGTTTAATCTCTGATGATGGTGAAGGATTGTTTATCTTTGATTCCTCCACAGAATTGGAGGCTCAAATCGTAGAGGGTGAGAAAGCCATGGACAACGATGGTAGTATCTTTGTTCCTCTAATGACAAATTGCACAGAGAATGTTGATTGTCTACAGAAAACACAACCTGATAGTTCCCACGGTTCTTGTGTCCATAATGTCAACAATGACCCTTCTCCTAGTTGTACTGAAGGTTGCAATATCGATCATGAAGCAGATGGTCCCAAAAATGTGACTTCTGGTATTTGCCAGGATCAG GTTGGCATCCACCAACAACGAGGAATGCTTAGACGCTGTTTGGTTTTTGATGTTGCCTGTGTATCTAAAAGGAATCTCACACCATCAACTTCTTCCTCCAAAGGTAAAAGCATCTGTGGAGCCAACAATTTGAAGCCTAAAACTAGTCCATCATTGTGTGCCTTGCCCGGGATTGGGTTACATTTGAATGCTCTTGCTACAACATCAAAGGATAAAGTGGTCAAAAAAGACACATCCGCATGTGGAAAACAAATAATCAGCGTCCCAATTGATCCTTTTACATCAACAATAAGTGAGAAGGATAATACAACAAATTCCTTGTCTGTTGGAAAGGATTCTGTCCCCGAGGATAATGAAGGCCATCTCCAGATTGTTCCTTATGATGATTCAAAGGATGTCACAATTAACAACTGCGAGGAGTTAGCTCAAGGTAGTCCAAAGAAGAAGAG ACGCAAATCACAAAATGGAGGCGATAGTGAAGGATGCAAACGTTGCAACTGTAAGAAGTCAAAATGTCTGAAACT CTACTGTGAGTGTTTTGCTGCTGGAGTTTATTGTTCTGAGCCTTGTTCATGCCAAGGTTGTTTTAATAAACCCATCCACGAGGAGACTGTCCTGGCTACTCGCAAGCAGATAGAATCTCGTAATCCACTTGCATTTGCTCCAAAAGTTATTCGAACAtctgaatcttgcttggaagtagTG GATGATGATAATAGGACACCTGCTTCAGCGCGACATAAGAGAGGATGCAATTGTAAAAAATCAAATTGCCTGAAgaaatattgtgaatgttatCAG GGTGGAGTTGGATGTTCAATTGGCTGCAGATGCGAAGGATGTAAGAATCTATTTGGAAGAAAAGATG GTACTCTACCAAGTGTTGAAGGAATTGATCAAGCGGATAAGGAATCTGACGCATGCGAGAAGGAAGACGATAAGGCAGAAGAAGGGCAACAAAACACAAGCATTCAGATTGAGCATCAAGCTCCTGGAAAAATTTTGCCCGCCACACCTTTACAAAGTAGCAG GTTATCGGTTGAAATGCCATTTTATTCAAGTTCCAAACCTCCGCAGCCAATCAGGCTTTCAATCGGACGCACTCCTGCACTCTATGGCACTCACATCATTCGAAAATCAGAATTTGTTATCCTTCAATCGAAGCTGGATAATGTCACCACAATCCTAGAGGATGATGACACTCCTGCTATTCTAAGATCCACAGCAACTACCTCCGCAGGTCTTAAGCTTTCCCCCAACGGGAAGAGGGTCTCCCCTCCACACAATGTAGCTGGATTGACACCACCGAACCGCAAAGGTTGCAGGAAACTGATACTGAAGTCAATCCCTTCCTTTCCATCTCTGAGCAATGATGCTGAACAATAG